One genomic segment of Hevea brasiliensis isolate MT/VB/25A 57/8 chromosome 3, ASM3005281v1, whole genome shotgun sequence includes these proteins:
- the LOC110655012 gene encoding DNA topoisomerase 6 subunit A isoform X2, which yields MAICQSTAFSRKMPQPSFITKSISAPLFLAASTGHRHRAIKFLPKRQSHTIVRSAVSRSSGIESSGLVSEDTTNLLDTVKVFNLEGNGIPISDLWKDRKAVVAFARHFGCVLCRKRADYLAAKKDIMDASGVALVLIGPGSVDQAKTFFEQTKFKGEVYADPNHSSYEALKFVSGVLTTFTPEAGLKIIQSYMEGYRQDWKLSSEKDTVSRGGWYQGGIIVAGPGKTNISYIHKVSANRLKPDSVILESLHSLLKSTSSSSSTSSKPLTLSDLSLSSACREVTDLSLLSVQSAIESLILSLTHSILSGRGFSFNVPSRAATNQLYVPELDRIVLKDKNTLRPFANNSSVRKSTITAKILSLIHQLCLRSIHVTKRDLFYTDVKLFQDQTQSDAVLDDVSCMLGCTRSSLNVIAAEKGVVVGRLIFSDNGDMIDCTKMGMGGKAIPPNIDRVGDMQSDALFILLVEKDAAYIRLAEDRFYNRFPCIIVTAKGQPDVATRLFLRKMKMELKLPVLALVDSDPYGLKILSVYGCGSKNMSYDSANLTTPDIKWLGIRPSDLDKYKIPEQCRLPMTEQDIKTGKDLLEEDFVKKNPGWVEELSLMVKTKQKAEIQALSSFGFQYLSEVYLPLKLQQQDWL from the exons ATGGCGATTTGTCAGTCCACTGCTTTCTCGCGGAAAATGCCCCAACCCAGCTTCATCACCAAGAGTATTTCTGCGCCTCTATTTCTCGCTGCATCAACGGGCCACCGCCACAGAGCAATTAAATTCCTTCCCAAGCGTCAAAGCCACACCATCGTCCGCTCTGCAGTCTCGAGATCTAGCG GAATTGAATCTTCGGGTTTGGTGAGTGAGGACACTACGAATTTATTGGACACAGTGAAGGTGTTCAATTTGGAAGGAAATGGAATCCCAATTTCCGATTTATGGAAAGATAGGAAAGCTGTTGTTGCGTTTGCACGTCATTTTGG ATGTGTCCTTTGTAGGAAACGCGCTGATTATCTTGCTGCCAAGAAG GACATAATGGATGCATCTGGAGTGGCACTTGTTTTGATTGGACCTGGCAGCGTTGATCAG GCAAAaacattctttgagcaaactaaaTTCAAAGGAG AAGTTTATGCAGATCCTAACCACTCATCATATGAGGCGCTAAAATTTGTTTCCGGGGTTTTGACCACATTTACTCCTGAA GCAGGTCTTAAGATAATACAGTCGTACATGGAAGGTTATCGACAAGACTggaaactttcatctgaaaaggACACTGTGTCCAGAGGTGGCTGGTAT CAAGGTGGAATTATAGTTGCCGGTCCTGGTAAAACAAATATCTCATACATCCATAAGGTTAGTGCC AACCGCCTGAAGCCCGATTCAGTAATCCTTGAATCCCTACACTCCCTCTTAAAGTCcacttcctcctcctcctccacttCCTCCAAGCCCTTAACCCTCTCTGACCTCTCCCTCTCCTCCGCGTGCCGCGAGGTTACCGACCTCTCTCTGCTCTCCGTCCAATCCGCCATCGAATCCTTAATCCTCTCCCTTACCCACTCCATCCTCTCCGGCCGGGGCTTCTCCTTTAACGTCCCTTCACGCGCCGCAACGAACCAGCTGTATGTCCCGGAGCTCGACCGCATCGTTTTGAAAGACAAGAATACCCTCCGTCCCTTTGCCAACAACTCCTCCGTACGAAAATCCACCATCACCGCCAAAATTCTCTCTCTAATTCACCAACTTTGCCTTAGAAGCATCCACGTCACAAAGCGAGACCTCTTCTACACCGACGTCAAGCTCTTCCAAGACCAGACGCAATCCGATGCCGTTCTTGATGACGTTTCGTGTATGCTGGGCTGCACCAGATCTTCTCTCAACGTGATCGCAGCGGAGAAAGGGGTGGTGGTTGGGAGGTTGATTTTTAGCGACAATGGGGATATGATTGATTGTACTAAAATGGGTATGGGAGGGAAAGCGATTCCCCCCAATATTGATAGGGTCGGAGATATGCAAAGTGATGCATTGTTCATACTACTGGTGGAGAAGGATGCAGCTTATATTAGGCTGGCGGAGGATAGATTCTATAATCGTTTTCCCTGTATTATTGTGACAGCCAAGGGACAACCAGATGTAGCAACAAGATTGttcttgaggaagatgaagatggaACTGAAATTGCCGGTTCTTGCATTGGTGGATAGTGATCCTTATGGGTTGAAGATTTTGTCAGTGTATGGATGTGGTTCCAAGAATATGTCATATGATAGTGCAAATTTGACTACTCCTGATATCAAGTGGCTGGGGATTAGGCCGAGTGATCTCGATAAATATAAGATACCGGAGCAATGCAGGTTGCCAATGACTGAGCAGGATATTAAGACCGGCAAGGATCTGTTGGAGGAGGATTTTGTGAAGAAGAATCCAGGATGGGTTGAGGAGTTGAGCTTGATGGTGAAGACAAAGCAGAAGGCTGAGATTCAGGCTTTGAGTTCCTTTGGGTTTCAGTACTTGTCTGAAGTTTATTTGCCACTGAAGCTGCAGCAGCAGGATTGGCTTTGA
- the LOC110655012 gene encoding thioredoxin-like protein AAED1, chloroplastic isoform X1 — MAICQSTAFSRKMPQPSFITKSISAPLFLAASTGHRHRAIKFLPKRQSHTIVRSAVSRSSGIESSGLVSEDTTNLLDTVKVFNLEGNGIPISDLWKDRKAVVAFARHFGCVLCRKRADYLAAKKDIMDASGVALVLIGPGSVDQAKTFFEQTKFKGEVYADPNHSSYEALKFVSGVLTTFTPEAGLKIIQSYMEGYRQDWKLSSEKDTVSRGGWQQGGIIVAGPGKTNISYIHKDKEAGDDPDIEDILKACCS, encoded by the exons ATGGCGATTTGTCAGTCCACTGCTTTCTCGCGGAAAATGCCCCAACCCAGCTTCATCACCAAGAGTATTTCTGCGCCTCTATTTCTCGCTGCATCAACGGGCCACCGCCACAGAGCAATTAAATTCCTTCCCAAGCGTCAAAGCCACACCATCGTCCGCTCTGCAGTCTCGAGATCTAGCG GAATTGAATCTTCGGGTTTGGTGAGTGAGGACACTACGAATTTATTGGACACAGTGAAGGTGTTCAATTTGGAAGGAAATGGAATCCCAATTTCCGATTTATGGAAAGATAGGAAAGCTGTTGTTGCGTTTGCACGTCATTTTGG ATGTGTCCTTTGTAGGAAACGCGCTGATTATCTTGCTGCCAAGAAG GACATAATGGATGCATCTGGAGTGGCACTTGTTTTGATTGGACCTGGCAGCGTTGATCAG GCAAAaacattctttgagcaaactaaaTTCAAAGGAG AAGTTTATGCAGATCCTAACCACTCATCATATGAGGCGCTAAAATTTGTTTCCGGGGTTTTGACCACATTTACTCCTGAA GCAGGTCTTAAGATAATACAGTCGTACATGGAAGGTTATCGACAAGACTggaaactttcatctgaaaaggACACTGTGTCCAGAGGTGGCTG GCAGCAAGGTGGAATTATAGTTGCCGGTCCTGGTAAAACAAATATCTCATACATCCATAAG GATAAAGAAGCAGGAGATGATCCAGATATTGAAGACATATTGAAAGCTTGTTGCTCGTGA
- the LOC131178574 gene encoding zinc finger CCCH domain-containing protein 11-like, producing MPPKQQSKADIAKKQKIVEDKTFGLKNKNKSKNVQKYVQSLKQSVQPKPDPTKVAAKKKKEEDKAKEKELNDLFKVAVSQPKVPIGVDPKSILCEFYKVGQCAKGFKCKFSHDLNVQRKGEKIDIYSDKRDQETMEDWDQETLEKVVESKKTEYNQNKPTEIVCKYFLEAVEKKQYGWFWVCPNGGKDCHYRHALPPGYVLKSQMKALLEEESEKMPIEEEIENERAKVTTSTPMTPELFMKWKQKKIEERDAGLAAQRAERAKNDRMSGRELFLSDASIFVDDAEAYEEYQREERPDAPEEKANVKSSTDGPSTSATSVGNVEEEEEEDDDDDELDMDELNELEASLAKTSIQIQEPGCVN from the exons ATGCCACCAAAGCAACAGTCAAAAGCCGATATAGCGAAGAAGCAGAAGATCGTCGAAGACAAGACCTTCGGGCTCAAGAACAAAAACAAGAGCAAGAATGTACAGAAATATGTACAGAGTCTCAAGCAATCTGTACAGCCCAAACCCGACCCTACTAAGGTCGCAGCTAAG AAGAAGAAAGAGGAAGACAAGGCCAAAGAGAAGGAGCTGAACGATTTGTTCAAGGTTGCTGTTAGCCAGCCCAAAGTTCCTATTG GTGTTGATCCCAAGTCTATATTGTGCGAGTTCTATAAAGTGGGGCAGTGTGCTAAAGGTTTCAAATGCAAATTCTCCCACGATTTGAATGTTCAGAGAAAAGGAGAAAAGATTGATATTTATAGTGATAAGCGTGACCAAG AAACGATGGAGGATTGGGATCAAGAGACCTTGGAAAAGGTTGTGGAGTCAAAGAAAACGGAGTATAATCAGAACAAACCTACTGAAATT GTTTGCAAATACTTTCTGGAAGCTGTGGAGAAGAAACAATACGGCTGGTTTTGGGTCTGCCCAAATGGTGGTAAAGATTGTCATTATCGGCATGCTCTTCCTCCAGGATATGTATTAAAATCTCAGATGAAGGCTCTGTTAGAGGAAGAGAGTGAAAAGATGCCTATTGAGGAGGAGATTGAAAATGAG CGTGCCAAAGTAACGACTTCAACCCCTATGACTCCTGAGTTATTCATGAAATGGAAGCAAAAGAAGATAGAAGAGAGAGATGCTGGTTTGGCTGCACAGAGGGCAGAGAGAGCTAAGAATGATCGTATGAG TGGCCGTGAGCTATTTTTATCAGATGCTAGTATTTTTGTGGATGATGCTGAGGCATACGAGGAATATCAAAGAGAGGAACGACCTGATGCTCCTGAAGAAAAG GCCAATGTTAAATCTTCCACTGATGGACCAAGTACCTCAGCAACATCCGTGGGCAatgttgaagaagaagaagaagaagatgatgatgatgatgaactggaCATGGatgagttaaatgagctggaagcAAGCTTGGCAAAAACATCAATCCAAATTCAGGAGCCTGGCTGTGTCAATTAA